The sequence CTTCGGATCCAGTGCCGGAAGTCGTAGGTATCAATATGGTCGGCAGGCCCTTGCGTTCCAGCAGACCGATGCCGTAAATATCCGCAAGCGGCTGCGCGCCTTCGACCGCAAGAGCCGCAACCACCTTGGCTGTATCAAGCGAACTGCCGCCACCGAGTCCGATAACGATATCGACGCCCGCTGATTTCGCGGCTTCAATAGCCTGCAGGACGATGGCCTCCGGCGGATCGGCCACAACCGAATCGAATATCACGACATCAAATCCGGCTTCGGACAGCGTTTTTTCGACCGGCACAATCAGGCCGGCATTGACGATGCCCTTGTCGGTGACGATCATCGGTCTGGATGCGCGCAGGGCAGCAATCTGGCCGGGCAATTGGGCGAGGCAGCCTGCGCCAAAGTGGAGCACCGGGACGGTCTGGAAGATAAAGTTTTTCATCGTGCCAGTCTTTGCACCAATGGCTCAGCCGCGCAATAAAAAGGGGCCGGAAAACCGGCCCCTGTTCATCTGGCGACTATTCGCCATCATATGGCATTCCCGCCTAGAATTTGCCGCGCAGGGTCAGGCCGTACATCCGTGGTTCCTGGATGAAGGCAGAGCGTGAACCCGAACGCAGCACGGTGTTGAACGTAACGCCGCGCGTGATTTCATTGGTCAGGTTGGTAACCCAGGCTTCAATGCCCCATGCGCCGTCAATTTCACCGAGACCAGCCCGCATGTTGATCTTGACCGTGCCGTCCTGAACATCAAAGGGCACAGGCGTCCGCGTGGTCAGATCGGCAGGATCGAAGGCCTGCGTTGACGTCCGGCGATCGCTCTCCATCCGGATCTGGCCGTTGATGAAGAAGTTCATGCTGTTGCCAATGTCGCGATCATAGGTTGCGCCCATGATGCCAACCCATTTCGGAGCGTTGGTCAGCGTGTTGCCGCACAGGCTCAGAACATTGTTGGAGGTCTGCGTTCCTGCGCAATCATCGGGATATCTGGCATTGGTATATGTCAGACCACCATTGACCGTCAGATTGTCGCTCGGGCGAATAACCGTTTCGATTTCGACGCCGGTCGATTTTGCGAGCGGAACGTTGAACGTCGTGAACTGCGCACCGGTGAATTCCAGAACCTGGAAGTTCGTGAATTCCTCGTGGAAACCCGCAACATTCAGGGTCACCGCATTGTCGAGGAACTTGGCTTTCAGGCCAACTTCATAGGCATCGACTTCTTCCGACAGGAAGCGCGGATCAGCGCCGCCGGATGCGGCCGTGGAATCGAGGTTGAAACCACCCGATTTATAGCCGTGCGTGAAGCTGGCATAAACGGTAACCGGCGAGGCAAATTCATAGCTCACTTTACCGGTATAGATCAGCTCTTCATCGCTAAACTTGCTGTTGAAAGGCCGAGGCAGCGGGAATGGGATTGCGTCCGTTCCGATTGCCGGCGCCAGGAAGGCAAAACAGCCGAGACCAAAAATATTGGAGATCAAAGGCGCCGAGACATTGCCCGCACCGATTTGTCCCAATGTTGCGGGGCAAAGCGTGTTGTTGGTCGCTGGCTGAGAGAAGGAACCATCCTTGCTTTCATCCGAATAGCGCAGACCCAGTGTCAGTTTCAGGCCCTCGGCCACTTCCAGAGTGTTGTGGGTGAAGATCGACCAGCTCTTGCTGCTCTGCGTATAGGCGTTGGTGGTCCGCATCGTTGCCGGATCGACGCCGGTCAGATTCTGCAGCGGTGTCGCGCCGAGGAATGTCTCGCCGTTGCCGTAGAAGATCGGATTGGCAGGATTGAGCGTTCCGCCACCGGTGCCGGCCGCCAGCAAGGCGCCGACCAGACGGTCATAATCCGCGCCCAGTCCGAAATTGACGGTCTGGGAAATATCCTCGTCGGAATAATAGCCGCCGACCAACCAGGTCAGCGCACCGCCGAAGGCTTCACCCTGCAGACGCAATTCGTGGGTCATCGTGTTGATTTCGGTGCCACCGCCGGGAAGAACGTTGAAAACGTCGAGACCCGAGAAGTCCGAATCATAGGCTTCGTCCGCCCGGAATTCGCGATAGGAGCCGATGTAGATCAGGTCGGCACTGTCGCTGATCGGGAATTCGATTTCGCCGGTCACACCCCATTGGTCATTGGATGGATCCGCTCTCATATCGGACGTGGCGATCCGGTTATCCACCGCGCGCTGCATTGCCGTGGTATCAAACGGGTCCACCGCGACGTCAGGTCCAGCCATGCCGCCACGGGCGCCGAGACCGACTGCACCGAACAGGCCGAAGGTTTCAACCGGAGACTGCAATACCTCGATTGCCGCACAGCAGCTTGCCGTGCTCTTGGAATAATCGGCAATCAGACGGCCGCGAATACCGCTGTCGTTTTCGAAGCCGAGCTGGCCGCGGATCAGATATTGGTCGGTATTGTTGGAATCGCCAATGCTGTTGCCGGCGCTGTCGATAATGTCGACATAGCCGTCCCGCTTCCGATAGGCACCGGTCACGCGCAGCGCCAGAGTGTCTTCGATGAGGGGAGCGTTGATGGCGCCCTGGATGCTCATATGGTCAAAATTGCCATAGGTCGCGTTTACGAAGCCGCCAAAATCGTTGAGGTCAGGCCGGACGTTGGTGATGTTCAAGGCACCAGCCGACGTGTTCCGTCCGAACAATGTACCCTGTGGGCCACGAAGGACCTCGACGCGTTCAACGTCGACAAATTCGCCGAGCGCAACGCCGGGGCGTGACTGATAGGCGCCGTCCACGAAGATACCGACAGCGGATTCAAAACCGATATTGTTGGAGGTCGTACCGACACCGCGAATCCGCAGAACAACCGTACCGGACGCCGTTTGCGCATTGGAAGTCGAGAAGCTTGAAGATACGCTGCCGATATTCTGCACGTTGACCACGCCCTGCTGCTCGAGCTGGGCCGGGCTGACCGCGGTCACCGCGATAGGAATATCCTGGACATCTTCTGCGCGGCGGGTTGCCGTCACGATGATTAGGTTCAGGACCTATTAAATAGCTTGCATGATTGGTAGAAGGTTGATTCAATGGTGGCATCAAAGGAGGTGCCGCTGATGAGTGATCTGTTTATGTTGAGCAAGGCGCAGATGCGCCGGATAGAGCCATATTTCCCGTTATCGCACGGAGTTCCGAGAGTTGATGACCGGCGTGTATTGAGTGGCATTGTCTTCGTGATCCGTAATGGGTTGCGTTGGCGCGATGCCCCTGCAGCCTATGGCCCTCATAAGACGATCTATAATCGCTTTATCCGCTGGAGCCGTATGGGTGTGTTCAACAAGATATTCTCTGCTCTGGCAGCTACCAGCGATGCCGATGACGTGCTGATGATTGATGCCACGCACTTGAAAGCGCATCGCACCGCTGCCAGCCTTTTAAAAAAGGGTCTGTTTCCAGATATATCGGAAGAACGAAGGGCGGCTTAAACTCCAAGCTCCATGCCGTGTGTGACGGGTCAGGCAGGCCGTTGGTCCTGTGTTTAAGCGAAGGGCAGATGAGCGATCATATCGGTGCAAAGCTCACATATTCCGCGCTACCCGATCATGCCCTCTGCATGATCGGGGACAAAGGCTATGACAGCGACGAGTATCGCGCCGCCCTGCAGGCCAAAGGCATCACGCCGTGCATCCCGCCGCGAAAGGGACGGATATTACCCGCTGACTTCGACAAAACCCTCTACCGGCAACGTCACAAAATCGAGAATATGTTCGGACGCATCAAGGACTGGAGGCGTATCCACACCCGCTATGACCGATGCGCACATACCTTCATGTCCGCCATCGCAATCGCAGCTACCGTCATCTTCTGGCTCAGTTAATGAGTCCTGACCCTACATTGTCGTCGAAGGTTTCGGCTTCCTGCGCTGCGTCCTGCGCAAAAGCGGGGGTGGTCATGGCAGTGCTACACAGTGCGGCCATGAGGATTTTGTTGATCATTTTCATATTTACTCTCCCGTTATACTTGCTTCCGTTGTCGCCAATTTCCTGGGGGGGATGGCTTGTATTTACGTCAGCTGTGCTTGCGTCAGTCGATTAATTGCGCCATTAAATCAAGCGGAGACGGGCAGATAAGGGGCGATTCCACCGCAGACGTTGCAAATATGTAACAATCGCTGGGGATCATAAGAGCGGAAATCGGCCTTTGCCCGCGGGAGGGATGAAAAAATGACACATAGAATGTCTGTATTGGTCGTACTGGGCGCGCTGATCAGCGGCTGCTCTGCCGACAAAGATGCAAGCGCCGAAGCGGAAATCGCGCTGGCTCCGGGTGAAACCTACGGAGAAGAAGCCAATCCGGACCGCAATGTCTATTTCGGCGACCTCCATATCCACACCAAGAACAGTTTCGACGCCTATATTTTCAACATCCGCACCTCGCCGGATGATGCCTATGAATTCGGCATGGGCGGCACGATAAAACATCCGCTCGGCTATGATCTGAAGCTGGAAGGCCCGCCGCTCGACTTCATGGCGGTGACCGATCATGCAGCCTATCTCGGCCATCTCGAAGCGATGAACACCGCCGGCACGCCATTATCCCGGCTCGACATCGCCAAGCAGATGTTCAGCACCGATCCGGACAAGATTATCGAGGCTTTCCAGCTGATCGGTGGAGCCGTCCGCGACGGCCGCAAGATGGACGGCGTCTATGATCCTGCCATCGTCGGGAATGTCTGGCAGCAGATAATCGATTCTGCAAAGAAATATAACAAGCCCGGCAAGTTCACCACCTTCGCCGGCTATGAATATACAGCGGTTCGCGTCACCCGTGGCGAAGACGGGGGCTTTGCCGGCGGCAATTTGCACCGCAACGTCATATTCCGCGATTCTGCTCCCGCCATGCCCTTTGCCACGGTGGATTCGACCAATCCGGAGGATCTGTGGTCCTGGATGGACGACCAGCGCGAGGCCGGCAATGACGCGATGTCGATCCCGCACAACAGCAATGTCTCGGACGGCGAGATGTTCAAGATGGAAACCTATAACGGCCAGCCGCTGACCAAGGCCTATGCAGAAAAACGGATCCGCAACGAGCCGATTGTCGAAATCACCCAGGTCAAGGGCACGTCGGAAACCCATCCGTCGCTGTCGCCCAATGACGAGTGGGCCGATTTCGAAATCTACGACAAATTGCTGAGCTCGATGGTCACGTCCAGGACCAGCGAAGGCGATTATGTGCGACAGGCGATCGCCAACGGGCTGAAACTGACCCTGGAAATCGGTGCCGACCCGTTTCATTTCGGTTTCATCGGTTCCAGCGACACCCATGTCGCCGGCGGTTCGTTCGACGAGAAGAATTTCTGGTCGAAAATCGGCATCGTCGACGGATCGCCCGAATCGCGGGGCTCGATCCCGCCTGGCGGCAAGAAGAGCTGGCAAGGCATTACCGTCGATCCCCGTGCAGCGAGCTGGTTCTCGCGATGGAGCGCCTCTGGCTATGCCGCGGTCTGGGCAGAACAAAACAGCCGTGAGGCGATTTTCGATGCGATGCGGCGCAAGGAAACCTATGCAACCACCGGCACACGCATAAAATTGCGCTTTTTCGGCGGCTTCGGCTTTGACGAGAAAATGCTCGATGATCCGGAAATGGTCAGCAAGGCCTATAGAGACGGTGTCCCGATGGGCGGCGATCTGGTCGGCAACAAGACGCCCGGCTTCATCATCTGGGCTATGCGCGACGCGATGAGCGCGCCACTGCAACGCCTGCAGGTCATCAAGGTCTGGACCGATGGCGGCGAGGCGAAAGAGAAAGTCTTTGATGTCGCCTGCAGCGATGGCGGCGCGCCCGACGCAAATTTCCGCTGCCCCGACAATGGCGCGAAAGTGGATCTGGCAGATTGTTCGATTTCCGCTGACAAGGGCGCTCCGGAACTGAAGACCTTCTGGCGCGATCCCGAGCACAAGGCGGGCCAGCGGGCCTCTTATTATGTGCGGGTGCTGGAAAATCCGGTTTGCCGCTGGTCGACATGGGATGCGTTGCGGGCGGGCGTCGCGCCCAATCCCGCGCTGGCCAAGACGATCCAGGAACGCGCCTGGTCTTCGCCAATCTGGTATGTGCCAACCGCCTGATTCGACAGGATATATGACGTGAAAATCTTTCGTGATCCGATCACGCATTTTGTCCTGATCGGACTGGCGCTGGTCGCCATCAACCACTTCTGGACCGTCTGGCAGGGCGAGCAGGGCCGGACAATCGTCGTGAGTGCGGCAGAAATCGACCGGCTGGAGAAAATCTGGGCGGGCACGGCGGGACGGCTGCCGACCGGCGAGGACCGGCAGCAGATCATCGACCAATATGTGCAGGAAGAGGTTCTGGTCCGCGAAGCAGGCCGACTGGGTCTGGGTGAAGGCGACACGATCATCCGGCGGCGGCTGGCGCAGAAAATGGACTTTCTGGTCGGCGATGAAGCCGCAGCGGACGACCCCACGGATGCCGAGCTGGAACGCTGGTTCAACGACCATCGCGACCGTTTTGCCGCACCGGAAATGCGCAGCTTTACCCATGTCTATTTCAGTCCCGAAAAACACGGATCACGGATCGAATCGA comes from Sphingorhabdus sp. YGSMI21 and encodes:
- a CDS encoding DUF3604 domain-containing protein yields the protein MTHRMSVLVVLGALISGCSADKDASAEAEIALAPGETYGEEANPDRNVYFGDLHIHTKNSFDAYIFNIRTSPDDAYEFGMGGTIKHPLGYDLKLEGPPLDFMAVTDHAAYLGHLEAMNTAGTPLSRLDIAKQMFSTDPDKIIEAFQLIGGAVRDGRKMDGVYDPAIVGNVWQQIIDSAKKYNKPGKFTTFAGYEYTAVRVTRGEDGGFAGGNLHRNVIFRDSAPAMPFATVDSTNPEDLWSWMDDQREAGNDAMSIPHNSNVSDGEMFKMETYNGQPLTKAYAEKRIRNEPIVEITQVKGTSETHPSLSPNDEWADFEIYDKLLSSMVTSRTSEGDYVRQAIANGLKLTLEIGADPFHFGFIGSSDTHVAGGSFDEKNFWSKIGIVDGSPESRGSIPPGGKKSWQGITVDPRAASWFSRWSASGYAAVWAEQNSREAIFDAMRRKETYATTGTRIKLRFFGGFGFDEKMLDDPEMVSKAYRDGVPMGGDLVGNKTPGFIIWAMRDAMSAPLQRLQVIKVWTDGGEAKEKVFDVACSDGGAPDANFRCPDNGAKVDLADCSISADKGAPELKTFWRDPEHKAGQRASYYVRVLENPVCRWSTWDALRAGVAPNPALAKTIQERAWSSPIWYVPTA
- a CDS encoding TonB-dependent receptor, whose protein sequence is MTATRRAEDVQDIPIAVTAVSPAQLEQQGVVNVQNIGSVSSSFSTSNAQTASGTVVLRIRGVGTTSNNIGFESAVGIFVDGAYQSRPGVALGEFVDVERVEVLRGPQGTLFGRNTSAGALNITNVRPDLNDFGGFVNATYGNFDHMSIQGAINAPLIEDTLALRVTGAYRKRDGYVDIIDSAGNSIGDSNNTDQYLIRGQLGFENDSGIRGRLIADYSKSTASCCAAIEVLQSPVETFGLFGAVGLGARGGMAGPDVAVDPFDTTAMQRAVDNRIATSDMRADPSNDQWGVTGEIEFPISDSADLIYIGSYREFRADEAYDSDFSGLDVFNVLPGGGTEINTMTHELRLQGEAFGGALTWLVGGYYSDEDISQTVNFGLGADYDRLVGALLAAGTGGGTLNPANPIFYGNGETFLGATPLQNLTGVDPATMRTTNAYTQSSKSWSIFTHNTLEVAEGLKLTLGLRYSDESKDGSFSQPATNNTLCPATLGQIGAGNVSAPLISNIFGLGCFAFLAPAIGTDAIPFPLPRPFNSKFSDEELIYTGKVSYEFASPVTVYASFTHGYKSGGFNLDSTAASGGADPRFLSEEVDAYEVGLKAKFLDNAVTLNVAGFHEEFTNFQVLEFTGAQFTTFNVPLAKSTGVEIETVIRPSDNLTVNGGLTYTNARYPDDCAGTQTSNNVLSLCGNTLTNAPKWVGIMGATYDRDIGNSMNFFINGQIRMESDRRTSTQAFDPADLTTRTPVPFDVQDGTVKINMRAGLGEIDGAWGIEAWVTNLTNEITRGVTFNTVLRSGSRSAFIQEPRMYGLTLRGKF
- a CDS encoding peptidylprolyl isomerase, producing the protein MKIFRDPITHFVLIGLALVAINHFWTVWQGEQGRTIVVSAAEIDRLEKIWAGTAGRLPTGEDRQQIIDQYVQEEVLVREAGRLGLGEGDTIIRRRLAQKMDFLVGDEAAADDPTDAELERWFNDHRDRFAAPEMRSFTHVYFSPEKHGSRIESIAEAARVRLLSGADWKSLGDPFIQKRSYAAVPEREVGRLFGPEFAAAIFKLKAGTWSAPVGSAFGLHLVRIEAIDNAAQARFEPIRAEVLAAWQDEQRSDAKRAALGKLIGKYEVVVENEP
- a CDS encoding IS5 family transposase (programmed frameshift); translated protein: MSDLFMLSKAQMRRIEPYFPLSHGVPRVDDRRVLSGIVFVIRNGLRWRDAPAAYGPHKTIYNRFIRWSRMGVFNKIFSALAATSDADDVLMIDATHLKAHRTAASLLKKGLFSRYIGRTKGGLNSKLHAVCDGSGRPLVLCLSEGQMSDHIGAKLTYSALPDHALCMIGDKGYDSDEYRAALQAKGITPCIPPRKGRILPADFDKTLYRQRHKIENMFGRIKDWRRIHTRYDRCAHTFMSAIAIAATVIFWLS